One Paraburkholderia agricolaris genomic region harbors:
- a CDS encoding PulJ/GspJ family protein, with translation MKTTVRSERRGRSGARGFTLIELLVAIAIMAVIAVLSWRGLDQIIRGRQTITNAMEDERVFAQVFDQMRIDARQAASDDESGQAAVSISGSVLQIVRQILLPGTAPRLQVVRYRVSEGRVIRYASPPLANVGELRSALRGGEGDGWTAVPLMGGVGAISARLYVPKVGWTTQMKDVQSAITENDNNLKVPQLGNAPLPRSVTGLEVSVGAKSLARPVTRVFLVGE, from the coding sequence ATGAAAACAACCGTTCGCTCTGAGCGCCGCGGCCGATCGGGCGCGCGTGGTTTCACGCTGATCGAGCTGCTGGTCGCGATCGCGATCATGGCGGTGATTGCCGTGTTGTCGTGGCGCGGGCTGGACCAGATCATTCGTGGCCGGCAGACGATTACGAATGCGATGGAAGACGAGCGCGTCTTTGCGCAGGTGTTCGACCAGATGCGGATCGACGCACGTCAGGCCGCGTCGGACGATGAGTCCGGGCAGGCCGCTGTGTCGATTAGCGGCAGTGTGCTGCAGATCGTGCGGCAGATCCTGCTGCCGGGGACGGCGCCGCGCTTGCAGGTGGTGAGGTATCGCGTATCCGAGGGGCGGGTGATTCGGTATGCGTCGCCGCCGCTGGCGAATGTGGGCGAGTTGCGTAGTGCGCTGCGCGGTGGCGAGGGTGATGGCTGGACGGCAGTGCCTTTGATGGGCGGCGTTGGGGCTATTTCGGCTCGTCTTTATGTGCCCAAGGTTGGCTGGACCACGCAGATGAAGGATGTGCAGAGTGCTATTACGGAGAACGATAATAATTTGAAGGTGCCCCAGTTGGGGAATGCGCCGCTGCCGCGGTCGGTGACGGGGCTGGAAGTGAGTGTGGGGGCTAAGTCGTTGGCGCGGCCTGTCACGCGGGTTTTTCTCGTCGGAGAATGA
- the gspL gene encoding type II secretion system protein GspL yields the protein MSTLIVLLPPRDPAVPSQEWQLPDLPFVLLDKSGRTQRAGRSALALLPRASSTVLMVAARDLLMMPAKLPPLRGPRLRQALPNIVEDQLIQDPQTCHIAVDPQPVAGGRQLLAIIDRGWFRFICEGFAAAGHRSVRAVPVTRCLPQAVALDTPAEVAEMVNAGEPVMAGTASVATSLPGVAPVVAPEVASVMPMVAAVLGAVVQTAPALLLEGAVERVVDNGAPRVELAIARGVQGEGLAVPASAVNATLSALAGAAPVSLYMLTEVPGTEPSLAATSPAKLAAYVHGASPLPFEQLARRALACRFDLCQFEFASQPWRLDRATLRRLRLPVLLAVGALVIAIIGANVQWMMLARQRDAINTQMTELLLNTFPKTTVVLDAPDQMSRQLQQLRVAAGELSPDDFLSLADGLARSLAPVPVNGIAALDYHDRRLDVTFKPEVKLDADFAKRLSRNGLTGAIDSNTGKWTIRNGQ from the coding sequence TTGAGCACGCTGATCGTTCTATTGCCGCCGCGTGATCCGGCGGTGCCGTCGCAGGAATGGCAACTGCCGGACTTGCCGTTCGTGCTGCTCGACAAGTCGGGCCGCACCCAACGCGCGGGCCGCTCGGCGCTCGCGCTGTTGCCGCGCGCCTCGTCGACGGTGCTGATGGTCGCCGCCCGCGACCTGCTGATGATGCCCGCCAAGCTGCCGCCGTTGCGCGGTCCGCGGCTGCGCCAGGCATTGCCGAATATCGTCGAGGATCAACTGATCCAGGACCCGCAAACCTGCCACATCGCCGTCGATCCGCAACCGGTCGCAGGCGGCCGGCAGTTGCTCGCGATCATCGACCGCGGCTGGTTCCGCTTCATCTGCGAGGGCTTTGCCGCAGCGGGCCACCGCAGCGTGCGCGCAGTGCCGGTTACGCGCTGTCTGCCGCAAGCCGTCGCGCTCGACACCCCCGCCGAAGTCGCGGAAATGGTCAACGCGGGCGAGCCGGTGATGGCAGGTACGGCCAGCGTGGCGACATCGCTGCCGGGTGTCGCGCCGGTAGTGGCGCCAGAAGTCGCGTCGGTAATGCCGATGGTGGCGGCCGTGCTCGGCGCCGTTGTTCAGACCGCGCCCGCATTGCTGCTTGAAGGCGCGGTCGAACGTGTGGTGGACAACGGTGCGCCACGTGTCGAACTGGCTATCGCGCGCGGCGTGCAAGGCGAAGGGCTGGCGGTGCCGGCCAGCGCGGTGAACGCGACGCTCAGCGCGCTCGCCGGCGCGGCGCCGGTCTCGCTGTATATGCTGACGGAAGTGCCCGGCACCGAGCCGAGTCTCGCCGCAACCAGTCCGGCCAAGCTTGCCGCCTATGTGCACGGGGCCAGCCCGCTGCCGTTCGAGCAGCTCGCACGCCGCGCGCTGGCGTGCCGTTTCGACCTGTGCCAGTTCGAGTTTGCCTCGCAACCGTGGCGGCTCGACCGCGCGACGCTGCGGCGCCTGCGCCTGCCGGTCCTGCTGGCGGTCGGCGCGCTGGTGATCGCGATTATCGGCGCGAACGTGCAGTGGATGATGCTCGCGCGTCAGCGCGACGCGATCAACACGCAGATGACCGAGCTGCTCCTGAACACCTTCCCCAAGACGACGGTCGTGCTCGACGCGCCCGATCAGATGTCGCGCCAGTTGCAGCAGTTGCGGGTGGCCGCGGGTGAACTGTCGCCGGACGATTTTCTGTCGCTCGCCGATGGCCTTGCGCGTTCGTTGGCGCCAGTGCCGGTCAACGGTATCGCCGCGCTCGACTATCACGACCGGCGGCTCGACGTGACCTTCAAGCCCGAGGTGAAACTCGATGCCGATTTCGCCAAGCGTCTGTCGCGCAACGGCCTGACCGGTGCGATCGACAGCAACACCGGCAAGTGGACCATCAGGAACGGACAATGA
- a CDS encoding DNA-3-methyladenine glycosylase family protein: MSTLDDVATLELPFKPPFDWPRLLRFFGGRATPGVEAVEDGAYRRAIDWAGDSGTLTVRLHPRKRCIVANIEGPASRHADALATPIARMFDLHADPKKIGRELAADPWLAPLIEAVPGLRVPGAWSGFELVVRAIVGQQVSVKAATTIIGRLVQRAGERIEGHSHEHTAWRFPTPAALAAVNLEKIGMPGKRVAALQGFAHAVATGDVPLDSKVADADSLRAALLALPGIGPWTVEYVAMRVWRDADAWPAWDLVLMQSICARDPSLVRPTQQRTRTDAWRPWRAYAAMHLWNEVADRAGAARGG, encoded by the coding sequence GTGAGCACGCTTGACGACGTCGCAACACTCGAATTGCCCTTCAAACCACCCTTCGACTGGCCGCGTCTGCTGCGCTTTTTCGGCGGACGCGCGACGCCCGGGGTCGAAGCGGTTGAAGACGGCGCCTATCGCCGCGCGATCGATTGGGCCGGCGACAGCGGCACGCTGACCGTACGCCTGCATCCGCGCAAGCGCTGCATCGTTGCGAACATCGAAGGCCCGGCGAGCCGTCATGCCGACGCGCTCGCCACGCCGATCGCGAGAATGTTCGACCTGCACGCCGATCCTAAGAAAATCGGCCGTGAACTGGCCGCCGACCCATGGCTCGCACCGTTGATCGAGGCCGTGCCAGGTTTGCGCGTACCAGGCGCGTGGTCGGGCTTCGAACTGGTGGTGCGCGCGATCGTCGGCCAGCAGGTGAGCGTGAAGGCGGCGACCACGATCATCGGACGATTGGTGCAGCGTGCCGGCGAGCGTATCGAAGGTCATTCGCATGAGCACACCGCGTGGCGCTTTCCAACACCCGCCGCGCTCGCTGCGGTGAATCTGGAGAAGATCGGCATGCCGGGTAAACGCGTAGCGGCGTTGCAAGGCTTCGCACACGCAGTGGCTACAGGCGACGTGCCGCTCGACAGCAAGGTCGCCGACGCCGACAGCCTGCGCGCGGCGTTGCTCGCACTGCCTGGCATCGGTCCATGGACGGTCGAGTATGTGGCAATGCGCGTATGGCGTGATGCCGACGCCTGGCCCGCATGGGATCTGGTGCTGATGCAATCGATCTGCGCACGCGACCCGTCGCTCGTGAGGCCCACGCAGCAGCGCACACGCACCGATGCGTGGCGGCCGTGGCGCGCATATGCGGCGATGCATCTGTGGAACGAGGTCGCGGATCGGGCAGGGGCCGCGCGCGGCGGCTGA
- the gspK gene encoding type II secretion system minor pseudopilin GspK, translated as MAKQGKANKAIAQPKAQRGAAIISALLVVALSAILVSGMLWRQQVQIRRIENQRLLSQAQWVARGALDWTRLILRSEGDTSAGITYLGGLWGVPIAKTRLSDFLGQIGEVRAEQGQATYLSGSIEDAQAKFNLRNLVSSPAPGVMQVNMEQVDAYQRLLVSLGVNSQLAKTTALQVRSSLAQSATRFQTVTSAAGTTATPLTAGGGAIGGSFTDKPGIEDGDDNAAVAPLQMTSVDSLLDIPGYTPEMVARLRPFVTVLPTVSAVNMNTASAEVVAAIVPGMNLSAAQAFVARRQTVFFHNVADVQLALRGAGVQSVSIDPNEMDVNTSYFLIHGRVQHERAEVDRTTLVYRDALTHTTRIVRVQDQL; from the coding sequence ATAGCAAAACAAGGAAAGGCCAACAAAGCAATCGCACAGCCAAAAGCCCAACGCGGCGCAGCGATCATCAGCGCCCTACTGGTAGTCGCGCTCTCAGCGATATTAGTATCGGGCATGCTCTGGCGCCAGCAAGTCCAAATCCGCAGGATAGAAAACCAGCGTCTCCTATCCCAGGCGCAATGGGTCGCCCGCGGCGCGCTCGACTGGACGCGCCTGATTCTCCGCTCGGAGGGCGACACCTCGGCAGGCATCACGTATCTGGGCGGCCTATGGGGCGTCCCCATCGCCAAAACACGTCTGTCGGATTTCCTTGGACAAATCGGTGAAGTCAGAGCCGAGCAAGGCCAGGCAACCTATCTGTCAGGTTCAATCGAAGACGCCCAGGCGAAATTCAATCTCCGCAATCTGGTCTCGAGCCCGGCGCCCGGCGTCATGCAAGTGAACATGGAGCAGGTCGACGCCTATCAGCGCCTGCTCGTATCTCTCGGTGTGAACAGCCAGCTGGCGAAAACCACCGCCTTGCAGGTGCGCTCGAGTCTCGCGCAATCGGCGACACGTTTCCAGACGGTCACGTCCGCCGCGGGCACGACGGCGACCCCGCTCACCGCGGGCGGCGGCGCTATAGGCGGCAGCTTCACCGATAAACCCGGTATCGAGGACGGTGACGACAACGCCGCAGTCGCGCCGCTGCAAATGACCAGCGTCGATTCGCTGCTCGATATCCCCGGCTATACGCCGGAAATGGTCGCGCGTTTGCGGCCGTTCGTCACCGTGCTGCCGACAGTGTCGGCGGTCAACATGAATACGGCCTCCGCCGAAGTCGTCGCTGCAATCGTGCCGGGGATGAATCTGTCCGCCGCACAAGCCTTCGTCGCGCGCCGGCAGACCGTGTTTTTCCATAACGTCGCCGATGTGCAACTGGCCTTGCGCGGCGCCGGCGTACAGTCGGTGTCGATCGATCCGAATGAGATGGACGTCAACACGAGCTACTTTCTGATCCACGGCCGCGTGCAGCACGAACGCGCGGAAGTCGATCGCACGACCCTCGTCTATCGCGATGCTTTGACTCACACTACGCGTATCGTGCGGGTACAAGACCAATTATGA
- a CDS encoding type II secretion system protein M codes for MKAELAQSWAGFWDQRTEREKTLLAWGGGALAVVIAWSVLWAPAQDGRAHLRESLPTLQRQLAQMTAQSNEARQLSAAAQGVAPTGAALKDALTASLGDHGLAATQVQVIGNAVQIQMKNVSFPAWTSWVDDARKQFKVQVAEAHVTALKEDGQVDLMASLQPSTAK; via the coding sequence ATGAAAGCTGAACTCGCCCAAAGCTGGGCTGGATTCTGGGACCAACGCACCGAGCGCGAAAAAACGCTGCTGGCGTGGGGCGGCGGGGCGCTGGCCGTGGTGATCGCGTGGTCGGTGCTGTGGGCGCCTGCGCAGGACGGCCGTGCGCATCTGCGTGAATCGCTGCCTACCCTGCAGCGTCAGTTGGCGCAGATGACCGCGCAATCGAATGAAGCGCGCCAGCTCTCCGCCGCGGCTCAAGGTGTTGCGCCGACCGGTGCGGCACTGAAGGATGCGCTCACCGCCTCGCTCGGCGATCACGGGTTGGCCGCGACCCAGGTGCAGGTGATCGGCAATGCGGTGCAGATCCAGATGAAGAATGTCTCGTTCCCCGCGTGGACGAGCTGGGTCGACGACGCGCGCAAGCAGTTCAAGGTGCAGGTCGCCGAAGCTCACGTGACCGCTCTCAAGGAAGACGGCCAGGTGGATCTGATGGCATCGTTGCAGCCGTCCACCGCGAAATGA
- a CDS encoding DHA2 family efflux MFS transporter permease subunit: MAATASADALPAAEPAPLKGGTLALLTVGLALGTFMEVLDTSIANVAVPTISGSLGVATSQGTWVISSYSVASAIAVPLTGWLARRVGEVRLFTLSVLLFTVASALCGFAHNFESLIAFRLLQGLVSGPMVPLSQTILMRSYPPEKRGLALGLWAMTVICAPIFGPVMGGYITDNYTWPWIFYINVPIGLFSAVCAFLLLRGRETKVTKQRIDAVGLALLVIGVSCLQMVLDLGKDRDWFNSTFIVTLAIIAVVSIAFLLVWEMTDKEPVVDLSLFKDRNFALGVVIISFGFMAFFGSVVIFPLWLQTVMGYTAGIAGLATAPVGILALFLSPMIGKNMHRLNLRVVASFAFIVFAFVSFWNSTFTLDVPFNHVIWPRLVQGIGVACFFVPMTTITLSSVSDERLASASGLSNFFRTLSGAIGTAVSTTYWENDTIYHHAMLTDSVNVYSANTNAYTNALAGIGLSGDGLTAQLNQVVTAQAYMMATNDFFRISCAAFLVLAVLVWVTKPRKGVGPSMGH; this comes from the coding sequence ATGGCTGCTACGGCTTCCGCCGATGCCCTACCCGCCGCCGAACCCGCGCCGCTCAAAGGCGGGACGCTGGCCTTGCTCACCGTCGGCCTCGCGCTGGGCACGTTCATGGAAGTGCTCGATACGTCGATCGCGAACGTCGCCGTGCCGACCATTTCCGGCAGCCTTGGCGTGGCGACCAGTCAAGGCACCTGGGTCATCTCGTCCTATTCCGTGGCATCAGCGATCGCGGTCCCGCTGACCGGCTGGCTCGCGCGGCGTGTCGGCGAGGTGCGGCTGTTCACGCTGTCTGTTCTGCTTTTCACGGTCGCCTCGGCGCTGTGCGGCTTCGCGCACAATTTCGAGTCGCTGATTGCGTTCCGGCTTCTGCAGGGGCTCGTTTCCGGGCCGATGGTCCCGCTCTCGCAGACGATTCTGATGCGCTCGTACCCACCGGAAAAACGCGGGCTCGCACTCGGCCTCTGGGCGATGACTGTGATCTGCGCGCCGATTTTCGGGCCTGTGATGGGGGGCTATATCACCGACAACTACACGTGGCCGTGGATTTTCTATATCAACGTGCCGATCGGGTTGTTCTCGGCGGTATGCGCGTTCCTGCTGTTGCGCGGCCGTGAGACCAAGGTCACCAAACAGCGTATCGATGCGGTCGGTCTCGCGTTGCTCGTAATCGGCGTGTCATGTCTGCAGATGGTGCTCGATCTGGGCAAGGATCGCGACTGGTTCAACTCGACCTTTATCGTCACGCTGGCGATTATCGCGGTGGTGTCGATTGCGTTCCTGCTGGTTTGGGAGATGACGGATAAGGAACCCGTTGTCGATCTTTCGCTATTCAAGGATCGTAACTTCGCGCTCGGGGTAGTGATTATTTCGTTCGGGTTTATGGCGTTCTTCGGGTCGGTGGTGATTTTCCCGCTGTGGCTGCAGACGGTGATGGGATATACCGCCGGGATCGCCGGTCTGGCGACGGCGCCGGTTGGCATTCTGGCGCTGTTTCTGTCGCCGATGATCGGCAAGAATATGCATCGGTTGAATCTGCGTGTGGTGGCGAGTTTTGCGTTCATCGTGTTTGCGTTTGTGTCGTTCTGGAACTCGACTTTTACGCTCGATGTGCCATTCAATCATGTGATCTGGCCGAGATTGGTGCAGGGTATCGGCGTTGCCTGCTTCTTTGTGCCGATGACTACTATTACGCTGTCCAGCGTGTCGGATGAGCGGCTTGCTAGTGCTTCCGGGTTGTCTAACTTTTTTCGGACGCTGTCGGGGGCGATTGGGACGGCTGTTAGTACGACTTACTGGGAAAATGACACGATCTATCATCATGCGATGCTGACCGATTCGGTTAATGTTTATTCGGCTAATACTAATGCTTATACCAATGCGCTGGCCGGGATCGGGCTTTCTGGGGATGGTCTCACCGCTCAGTTGAATCAGGTTGTTACAGCGCAGGCTTATATGATGGCCACTAATGACTTTTTCCGCATTTCTTGTGCGGCGTTTTTGGTGTTGGCGGTGCTTGTTTGGGTTACTAAACCCCGTAAAGGGGTTGGGCCTTCTATGGGGCATTGA
- a CDS encoding MarR family winged helix-turn-helix transcriptional regulator, translating into MTDGPYKADEIRLESSLGYYLTKARNVLVERTDRAVKPLGLTAQQIGVILMLSAQRANTPFELSRVMSYDSGSMTRLLDRLEKKGFIVRTRSDADRRMVKLELTPQGHEAARQLPSLGAAVLNEQLRGFSAAEHATLLDLLSRFIANGIGEGAGGCCGLETTQESLEDLPEVPSAKHGER; encoded by the coding sequence ATGACTGACGGCCCCTACAAAGCAGACGAGATTCGACTCGAATCGAGTCTTGGCTATTACCTGACGAAAGCGCGAAACGTGCTCGTCGAACGAACCGACCGCGCAGTTAAACCGTTAGGACTGACCGCTCAACAGATCGGTGTGATTCTGATGTTGTCCGCGCAACGCGCGAACACGCCGTTTGAGTTGTCGCGTGTCATGTCATACGACAGCGGATCGATGACACGTTTGCTCGATCGTCTTGAAAAGAAAGGCTTTATCGTGCGCACACGCAGCGACGCCGACCGCCGGATGGTCAAGCTGGAGTTGACGCCGCAAGGTCACGAAGCCGCGCGGCAATTGCCCAGTCTGGGCGCCGCCGTGCTGAACGAGCAGTTGCGTGGATTTTCCGCCGCGGAGCATGCCACCCTGCTCGACCTGCTCAGCCGTTTCATTGCGAACGGCATCGGTGAGGGCGCTGGCGGCTGCTGTGGACTCGAAACAACGCAGGAATCGCTGGAAGACTTACCCGAAGTGCCGTCGGCAAAGCACGGCGAGCGGTAA
- a CDS encoding type II secretion system protein N, producing MTYWMRRLRVALPWLAIAVLASAAVMLTLLPAAWITPQFARQTRGHVNLVDPAGSLWHGSATLMLAAGSDMSAATLLPGRIEWRTAFWPLFTGRVRMIMRHSEAMPDPITVDITPRTATVTPGAMAVPASLLSGLGAPFNTLDLQGDVRLAWSDWRSFNQEAFGQLTVTLNDVSSRVSLVKPLGSYRLVFQAQGASSTLDLTTLKGPLMLTGNGTVSAVSTSFHGTASSAPEARDNLAGLLNLLGRPSGPDSVALTFVH from the coding sequence ATGACTTACTGGATGCGGCGCCTGCGCGTCGCGCTACCCTGGCTGGCGATCGCGGTGCTGGCCAGCGCGGCCGTGATGCTCACGCTGTTGCCGGCTGCCTGGATCACGCCGCAATTCGCCAGGCAAACCCGTGGCCACGTCAATCTCGTCGATCCCGCCGGCTCGTTGTGGCACGGTTCGGCCACGCTAATGCTGGCTGCCGGTTCCGACATGAGTGCCGCGACCCTGCTGCCGGGGCGGATCGAATGGCGCACGGCGTTCTGGCCGCTCTTCACCGGCCGTGTGCGGATGATCATGCGGCACAGCGAGGCGATGCCCGACCCCATCACCGTCGACATCACGCCGCGCACCGCCACCGTCACGCCAGGCGCAATGGCGGTGCCGGCTTCGCTGCTGAGTGGGCTCGGCGCGCCGTTCAATACGCTCGATCTGCAAGGCGACGTACGTCTCGCGTGGTCAGATTGGCGCAGCTTCAATCAGGAAGCGTTCGGCCAACTGACTGTGACGCTGAACGACGTCAGTTCGCGCGTCTCGCTGGTCAAGCCGCTAGGCTCTTACCGGCTGGTGTTCCAGGCGCAAGGCGCCTCGTCCACGCTGGATCTGACGACTCTCAAAGGGCCGCTGATGCTGACCGGCAATGGCACGGTGTCGGCAGTCTCGACGTCGTTTCACGGAACGGCCAGCTCCGCGCCGGAAGCTCGCGACAACCTGGCCGGACTGCTGAATCTGCTGGGACGGCCGAGCGGGCCCGATAGCGTCGCATTGACATTCGTGCACTGA
- a CDS encoding efflux transporter outer membrane subunit encodes MQFDRISRARTLAPRALTIAVAAALATSLVGCAVGPDYKRPAAEIPASYKEAAPGWKVAQPADRQDRGDWWTIYEDPQLNALEDKLNTSNQTIAQYAAAYRQARALVGEARAAYFPTVGASAGVTRSGYGSSSSSSATTSSRSGISNNYNVQLDASWEPDLWGSVTRSVNSQKAGQQGAAANLANARLSAQATLAQTYFSLRALDSTQKLLDDTVAAYQRSLQLTQNQYAAGVAARSDVIQAQTQLQSAQAAAIDNGVARAQDEHAIAVLVGEPASTFSIPPMPLTATPPAVPAQMPSALLERRPDIAAAERTAAAANEQIGVAIAAFFPSLTLSATGGFQSSAFSQLLTLPSRFWTLGPQLAATIFDAGLRQAKTEAARAVYDQDVATYRQTILAAFQDVEDNLASQRILEQEIVVQRQAVDSARQALAIVTNEYKAGTVGYVNVLTAQTTAFTAEQKLESLAGQRMVSSVGLVKALGGGWDASQMNRETGDVAAPAPLPAAPATPVAQSGATSPAARSD; translated from the coding sequence ATGCAGTTTGATCGAATCTCGCGCGCGCGGACGCTTGCGCCCCGTGCCCTGACTATCGCGGTAGCCGCAGCCCTCGCCACCTCGCTGGTCGGTTGTGCAGTCGGCCCCGACTACAAACGGCCCGCGGCCGAGATCCCCGCTTCCTACAAAGAAGCCGCACCCGGCTGGAAAGTCGCTCAGCCAGCCGATCGGCAGGACCGCGGCGACTGGTGGACCATTTACGAAGACCCGCAACTCAACGCGCTCGAAGACAAGCTGAACACGTCGAATCAGACCATTGCCCAATATGCCGCCGCCTACCGGCAGGCACGTGCGCTGGTCGGCGAGGCACGCGCGGCGTATTTTCCGACCGTCGGTGCATCGGCAGGCGTGACGCGCTCCGGCTATGGTTCGTCGTCCAGCAGCAGCGCGACGACCTCGAGCCGCTCCGGCATCAGCAACAACTACAACGTGCAACTCGACGCAAGCTGGGAACCGGACCTGTGGGGTTCGGTCACGCGCTCGGTGAATTCGCAAAAGGCCGGCCAGCAGGGCGCCGCCGCCAATCTGGCGAATGCGCGGCTGTCCGCGCAGGCCACGCTCGCGCAGACCTATTTCTCACTGCGCGCGCTCGACTCCACCCAGAAGCTGCTCGACGACACGGTAGCGGCCTATCAGCGCTCGCTGCAACTCACGCAGAATCAGTACGCAGCAGGCGTCGCCGCCCGCTCGGACGTCATTCAGGCGCAAACGCAACTGCAGTCGGCGCAGGCGGCCGCAATCGACAACGGCGTAGCGCGCGCACAAGACGAGCACGCGATCGCCGTCCTGGTCGGCGAGCCGGCCTCGACCTTCTCGATTCCACCCATGCCGCTAACCGCTACGCCGCCTGCCGTGCCCGCGCAGATGCCGTCCGCGCTGCTCGAGCGGCGTCCGGATATCGCGGCGGCCGAGCGCACGGCGGCGGCGGCGAACGAACAGATCGGCGTCGCGATTGCCGCGTTCTTCCCGTCGCTCACGCTGTCGGCCACCGGCGGCTTCCAGAGTTCAGCGTTCTCGCAGTTGTTGACCTTGCCGTCGCGCTTCTGGACGCTCGGCCCGCAGCTCGCCGCCACGATCTTCGACGCGGGCCTGCGCCAGGCAAAGACCGAAGCCGCTCGCGCCGTCTACGATCAGGACGTCGCCACCTACCGTCAGACGATTCTGGCGGCGTTCCAGGACGTCGAGGACAACCTCGCCTCGCAACGCATCCTCGAACAGGAAATCGTCGTGCAGCGGCAGGCCGTGGATTCCGCGCGTCAGGCGCTCGCCATCGTGACGAACGAGTACAAGGCGGGGACGGTCGGCTACGTCAACGTGCTGACCGCGCAGACCACCGCCTTCACCGCGGAGCAGAAGCTGGAAAGCCTCGCCGGGCAGCGCATGGTGTCGTCGGTGGGTCTCGTGAAGGCGCTCGGCGGTGGCTGGGATGCGTCGCAAATGAACCGCGAAACGGGCGATGTGGCGGCGCCCGCACCGTTACCGGCAGCGCCGGCCACACCTGTGGCGCAAAGCGGAGCCACGTCGCCGGCAGCCCGGAGCGACTAG
- the gshA gene encoding glutamate--cysteine ligase, with product MPNTTPSRTNDALLHRLSVLSSGPQRDALIRGLRGIEKESLRVTHDGQLALTPHPLTLGSALTHPSLTTDYSEALLELITPAEHDVALTLEKLDTLHRFVYAELGDEILWNNSMPGLLPDTDEGIPIAHYGTSNIGKLKYVYRIGLALRYGRTMQCIAGIHYNYSLNEEVWRAWHADQQSTANAVDFQSDRYLALIRNFRRTNWLLMYLFGASPALDRRFLRDRKHTLETFDADTLYRPYATSLRMSDLGYSNTTAQAALHADYDTLPGYLDALAKAVSQPYPAYEAIGTQRDGEWVQINTNVLQIENEFYSTIRPKRVTYPGERPLHALAARGVQYVEVRCMDIDPFEPTGISLETSRFLDAYLLVCALDDSAPLPPDAYAEANQNFGRVTMEGRKPGLELTRDGSPIAMTDWANELFIQIDAAAAKLDALHGGDAHARAVAVQRAKLADASLTPSARVLQTMRDKQQSFLAFGLEQSEAHAAYFRSRPLDAAQTKEFADLAAQSLAEQAKLEREEVGSFDAFVAAYRAYTLNRFSV from the coding sequence ATGCCAAACACGACACCTTCCCGCACGAACGACGCGCTGTTGCACCGCCTCTCGGTGCTGAGCTCAGGCCCGCAGCGCGACGCGCTGATACGCGGCCTGCGCGGCATCGAAAAGGAAAGCCTGCGCGTAACGCACGACGGCCAGCTTGCCTTGACGCCGCATCCGCTCACGCTTGGTTCGGCGCTCACGCATCCGTCGCTGACCACCGACTATTCCGAGGCGTTGCTCGAACTGATTACGCCGGCCGAGCACGACGTCGCGCTCACGCTCGAGAAGCTCGATACGTTGCATCGTTTCGTCTACGCCGAACTCGGCGACGAGATCTTGTGGAACAACTCGATGCCCGGCCTGCTGCCCGATACAGACGAGGGCATTCCGATCGCGCATTACGGCACGTCGAATATCGGCAAACTGAAGTACGTGTACCGCATTGGCCTCGCGCTCCGTTACGGCCGCACGATGCAGTGCATTGCGGGCATTCACTACAACTATTCGCTGAACGAAGAAGTGTGGCGGGCATGGCATGCGGACCAGCAATCCACGGCAAATGCCGTCGATTTCCAGTCCGACCGTTACCTCGCGCTGATCCGCAATTTCCGCCGCACCAACTGGCTGCTGATGTATCTGTTCGGCGCGTCGCCGGCACTGGATCGCCGCTTCCTGCGCGATCGCAAGCACACGCTCGAAACCTTCGACGCCGACACGCTATATCGCCCGTACGCGACCAGCTTGCGCATGAGCGATCTCGGCTACTCGAACACCACGGCGCAAGCCGCGCTGCACGCCGACTACGACACGTTGCCGGGCTACCTCGACGCGCTCGCGAAGGCCGTGAGCCAGCCGTATCCCGCGTACGAGGCGATCGGCACGCAACGCGACGGCGAGTGGGTGCAGATCAATACGAACGTGCTGCAGATCGAAAACGAGTTCTATTCGACGATCCGTCCGAAACGCGTCACGTACCCGGGCGAGCGTCCGCTGCATGCGCTGGCTGCGCGCGGCGTGCAGTATGTCGAAGTGCGCTGCATGGACATCGATCCGTTCGAGCCGACCGGCATTTCGCTGGAGACGTCACGCTTCCTCGATGCTTACCTGCTGGTCTGCGCGCTCGACGACAGCGCGCCACTGCCGCCGGACGCCTATGCCGAGGCGAATCAGAACTTCGGCCGCGTGACGATGGAGGGCCGCAAGCCTGGTCTTGAACTGACGCGCGACGGCAGCCCGATCGCGATGACGGATTGGGCGAACGAACTGTTCATCCAGATAGATGCAGCCGCCGCGAAGCTCGACGCACTGCACGGTGGCGACGCCCACGCACGCGCCGTGGCGGTTCAACGCGCGAAACTGGCGGATGCGTCGCTGACACCGTCCGCACGCGTGTTGCAGACGATGCGCGACAAGCAGCAGAGCTTTCTCGCATTCGGCCTTGAGCAAAGCGAAGCGCACGCCGCTTATTTCCGCTCGCGTCCGCTGGATGCCGCGCAGACCAAAGAATTTGCCGACCTTGCTGCGCAATCGCTTGCCGAGCAGGCCAAACTTGAACGGGAAGAGGTCGGTTCATTCGACGCATTTGTCGCGGCTTACCGGGCGTACACACTGAACCGGTTTAGCGTCTGA